The Asticcacaulis excentricus genome has a segment encoding these proteins:
- the rpsB gene encoding 30S ribosomal protein S2, with product MAMPELSMRALLEAGAHFGHQTHRWNPKMERYLFGSRSNIHIIDLSQTLPLLHQALLKVREVAANGGRVLFVGTKRQAAGPVAVAAKRSAQYYVNHRWLGGTLTNWRTISGSIARLRELEQVMENPVGRSKKELLTLTRERDKLELSLGGIKDMGGIPDLMFVIDTNKEAIAIQEARKLNIPVIGILDSNSDPDGITFPVPGNDDAARALQLYCDLIADAVLDGLAAGQSASGIDLGASEAPIEPALIAEDAGEA from the coding sequence ATGGCTATGCCTGAACTGTCTATGCGCGCCCTGCTCGAAGCCGGTGCGCACTTTGGTCACCAGACCCACCGCTGGAACCCGAAGATGGAGCGTTACCTCTTCGGTTCGCGTTCCAACATCCACATCATCGACCTGTCGCAAACCCTGCCGCTGCTGCATCAGGCCCTGCTGAAGGTGCGCGAAGTCGCCGCCAACGGCGGTCGCGTCCTGTTCGTCGGCACCAAGCGTCAGGCCGCCGGTCCGGTTGCCGTCGCGGCCAAGCGTTCGGCGCAGTATTACGTCAACCACCGCTGGCTTGGCGGTACGCTGACCAACTGGCGCACCATTTCGGGTTCGATCGCGCGCCTGCGTGAACTGGAACAGGTCATGGAAAACCCGGTTGGCCGTTCCAAGAAGGAACTGCTGACCCTGACGCGCGAGCGTGACAAGCTGGAACTGTCGCTGGGCGGTATCAAGGACATGGGTGGTATCCCCGACCTGATGTTCGTGATCGACACCAACAAGGAAGCGATCGCCATTCAGGAAGCCCGCAAGCTGAACATCCCGGTGATCGGCATCCTCGACTCGAACTCCGATCCGGATGGCATCACCTTCCCGGTTCCGGGCAATGACGACGCCGCGCGCGCCCTGCAACTGTATTGCGACCTGATCGCTGACGCCGTGCTCGACGGTCTGGCCGCGGGTCAGTCGGCTTCGGGTATCGACCTCGGCGCTTCGGAAGCCCCGATCGAGCCCGCGCTCATCGCCGAAGACGCTGGCGAAGCTTAA
- the tsf gene encoding translation elongation factor Ts yields MAEITAALVKELREKSGAGMMDCKKALSENDGNVEASMDWLRTKGLSKAAKKADRVAAEGLVAVASSGTTAVAVEVNAETDFVSRNELFQNLARNAAQAGLAAADIEGVQAAINDEITNLIANIGENMVARRMAKHSVSQGVVSSYIHNAIAPNLGRIAVLVAVESAGDAEALNDMGRKIAMHIAATQPLSLSSDDLDPAAVERERTVLTEKAREEGKPEAMIAKIVDGQISKFQREVVLLEQPFVMNPDQTVKQLIADTAKALGTDVTVTGFTRLALGEGVEKKVDDFAAEVASMMNQG; encoded by the coding sequence ATGGCTGAGATCACCGCCGCTCTCGTTAAGGAACTGCGCGAAAAGTCCGGCGCCGGCATGATGGACTGCAAGAAGGCTCTGTCGGAAAACGACGGCAACGTTGAAGCCTCGATGGACTGGCTGCGCACCAAGGGCCTGTCGAAGGCTGCCAAGAAGGCCGACCGCGTCGCCGCCGAAGGTCTGGTGGCCGTGGCCTCTTCGGGCACCACCGCTGTGGCCGTCGAAGTCAACGCCGAAACCGACTTCGTGTCGCGCAATGAGCTGTTCCAGAACCTGGCCCGCAATGCGGCTCAGGCCGGTCTGGCCGCGGCTGACATCGAAGGCGTGCAAGCGGCTATCAACGACGAAATCACCAACCTGATCGCCAATATCGGTGAAAACATGGTGGCCCGTCGCATGGCCAAGCACAGCGTTTCGCAAGGCGTGGTGTCGTCCTACATCCACAACGCGATTGCCCCGAACCTGGGCCGTATCGCCGTTCTGGTGGCCGTTGAGTCCGCTGGCGACGCCGAAGCCCTGAACGACATGGGCCGCAAGATCGCCATGCACATCGCTGCCACCCAGCCGCTGTCGCTGTCGTCTGACGACCTCGACCCGGCCGCCGTGGAGCGTGAGCGCACCGTTCTGACCGAAAAGGCGCGCGAAGAAGGTAAGCCGGAAGCTATGATCGCCAAGATCGTTGACGGCCAGATCTCGAAGTTCCAGCGCGAAGTCGTGCTGCTTGAGCAGCCCTTCGTCATGAACCCGGATCAGACCGTGAAGCAACTGATCGCCGACACGGCCAAGGCGCTCGGCACTGACGTCACCGTGACCGGCTTCACCCGTCTCGCCCTCGGCGAGGGCGTGGAAAAGAAGGTCGATGACTTCGCCGCCGAAGTCGCCTCGATGATGAATCAAGGCTAA
- the pyrH gene encoding UMP kinase yields MSSSDVPTYKRILLKISGEVLMGEQGFGIDMNTVKAVAEEVAEVASMGVELCLVIGGGNIFRGLSKAAVGMERSSADYMGMLATVMNALAMQNALEKLGVSTRVQSAIQMNAVCEPFVHRRAQRHLEKGRVVIFAAGLGAPYFTTDTAAALRAAEMRCDALFKGTSVDGVYTADPKKDASATRYDSLDYMEVLSKDLRVMDASAVSLMRENGIPIVVFSIREPGGLRKVITGQGVHTVISGQA; encoded by the coding sequence ATGTCTTCGTCCGACGTCCCCACCTATAAACGCATTCTCCTCAAGATCTCCGGTGAGGTCCTGATGGGCGAGCAGGGGTTCGGCATCGACATGAACACCGTCAAGGCGGTGGCCGAAGAGGTCGCCGAGGTGGCCAGTATGGGTGTCGAACTGTGTCTGGTTATCGGCGGCGGCAATATCTTCCGGGGTCTGTCCAAGGCGGCCGTGGGTATGGAACGCTCCTCGGCGGACTATATGGGGATGCTGGCCACAGTGATGAACGCCCTGGCCATGCAGAATGCGCTGGAAAAGCTGGGCGTCAGCACGCGCGTCCAGTCGGCCATCCAAATGAATGCCGTCTGTGAACCCTTTGTGCACCGCCGGGCGCAACGCCATCTGGAAAAAGGTCGTGTGGTGATCTTTGCCGCCGGTCTGGGGGCGCCCTATTTCACCACCGATACGGCGGCGGCCCTGCGCGCGGCAGAAATGCGCTGCGACGCCCTGTTCAAGGGCACGTCGGTCGATGGCGTCTATACGGCGGATCCCAAAAAGGACGCTTCGGCGACACGCTACGACTCGCTGGACTATATGGAGGTTCTGTCGAAGGACCTGCGCGTCATGGATGCCTCGGCGGTGTCGCTGATGCGCGAAAATGGCATTCCGATCGTTGTCTTCTCGATCCGTGAACCGGGCGGCCTGCGTAAGGTCATCACGGGGCAGGGGGTGCATACGGTCATTTCCGGGCAGGCCTGA
- the frr gene encoding ribosome recycling factor produces the protein MSKPDLNKYKDRMDKSVTALKDDFGGLRTGRASAGLLEGITVDAYGSAMSILSCAAISVPEPRMISVNVWDKGLVVSVEKAIRNAGLGLNPVTDGQTLRVPIPPLTEERRKELAKIAGKYAEEKRVAVRNVRRDANDELKKAEKDSAISEDEQKKMTTEVQKFTDEAIKRIDEMLKVKEAEIMQV, from the coding sequence ATGAGCAAGCCTGATCTCAATAAGTACAAGGACCGCATGGACAAGTCCGTGACGGCGCTCAAGGACGATTTCGGCGGTCTGCGTACCGGCCGTGCCTCGGCGGGACTGCTGGAAGGCATTACGGTCGATGCCTATGGCTCCGCCATGTCGATCCTGTCTTGCGCCGCCATTTCGGTGCCGGAACCGCGCATGATCAGCGTCAATGTCTGGGACAAGGGGCTGGTCGTATCGGTCGAAAAGGCCATCCGCAATGCCGGTCTGGGGCTGAACCCGGTCACCGACGGTCAAACCCTGCGCGTGCCGATCCCGCCGCTCACCGAGGAACGCCGTAAGGAACTGGCCAAGATCGCCGGCAAGTACGCGGAAGAAAAGCGTGTGGCCGTGCGCAACGTGCGCCGCGACGCCAATGACGAGCTGAAGAAGGCCGAAAAGGACTCGGCGATCTCCGAAGACGAACAGAAAAAAATGACCACCGAGGTCCAGAAGTTCACCGATGAGGCCATCAAGCGCATCGACGAGATGCTGAAGGTCAAGGAAGCGGAGATCATGCAGGTCTAA
- the uppS gene encoding polyprenyl diphosphate synthase produces the protein MPSGPDHIGTGAAPVPLHVAIIMDGNGRWAKARRQIRTFGHKAGVEALRKTITAAPHLGVTHMTVFAFSTENWRRPATEVSDLMGLLKAFIRSDLDRLAREGVCVRIIGDRAGLPVDIRECVDEAHQRTQHNNRFFLQVALNYGAQADILEAVKTFARQVKAGEAALEDLTAERFGGLLSTSGLPPLDLLIRTSGEHRLSNFLLWEAAYAEFVFQDVLWPDYDGEALKAALEEFRRRERRFGAVEASDVASV, from the coding sequence ATGCCCTCAGGGCCGGATCATATCGGTACAGGTGCCGCTCCGGTGCCGCTGCACGTCGCCATCATCATGGATGGCAACGGGCGTTGGGCCAAGGCGCGCCGTCAGATACGCACCTTCGGCCACAAGGCGGGTGTGGAGGCGTTGCGCAAGACGATCACGGCCGCGCCGCATCTGGGCGTAACGCATATGACGGTGTTCGCCTTTTCAACGGAGAACTGGCGGCGACCGGCGACTGAGGTGTCCGACCTGATGGGGCTGCTCAAGGCCTTTATCCGTTCCGATCTTGACCGTCTGGCGCGCGAAGGGGTGTGCGTTCGCATTATCGGCGACAGGGCGGGGCTGCCGGTCGATATACGTGAGTGTGTGGACGAGGCGCATCAGCGCACCCAACACAATAACCGTTTCTTCCTGCAGGTGGCCCTGAATTACGGCGCGCAGGCGGACATTCTTGAAGCGGTCAAAACCTTTGCCCGGCAAGTGAAGGCGGGGGAAGCGGCGCTTGAGGACCTGACGGCGGAACGCTTTGGCGGGCTTTTGTCCACCTCAGGCCTGCCGCCGCTGGATTTGCTGATCCGCACGTCCGGAGAACACCGGCTGTCGAACTTCCTGCTGTGGGAAGCGGCCTACGCCGAATTTGTGTTTCAGGACGTGTTGTGGCCGGACTATGACGGCGAGGCGCTGAAGGCGGCGCTGGAAGAATTCCGTCGGCGCGAGCGTCGCTTCGGCGCGGTTGAGGCCAGTGATGTCGCTTCCGTCTGA
- a CDS encoding phosphatidate cytidylyltransferase: MSLPSDAKPKKSSRELLFRIASAAVLIPIVLLIIAYGNWAFLLLLSVGVALLAIEWGAMAAPQLSSRMAVAISLAILGGVFTVYLFNMLAGLAVLALGAICAGFYFRYLKGPHLDAAYGALYIGWPALVLIWLRETHNGVYWVFFAFLIAWAADSAAYLVGKLVGGPKLWRKYSPNKTWSGFAGGMIAGMLTAGTLADITKLFQSSTAALIVGLLVAFATMGGDLWESMLKRRYGVKDSGTLIPGHGGLLDRVDGLMFAIVAIGGIRWLVMLGTKL, encoded by the coding sequence ATGTCGCTTCCGTCTGACGCGAAACCGAAAAAATCCTCACGTGAACTGCTGTTTCGCATCGCTTCGGCGGCGGTGTTGATCCCGATTGTGTTGTTGATTATCGCCTATGGCAACTGGGCCTTTCTGCTGCTGCTCAGCGTCGGGGTGGCGTTGCTGGCGATTGAATGGGGCGCGATGGCGGCCCCTCAGTTGTCGAGCCGCATGGCCGTCGCCATCAGTCTGGCCATTCTGGGCGGGGTGTTTACCGTCTATCTGTTCAACATGCTGGCGGGGTTGGCGGTACTGGCCTTGGGCGCCATCTGTGCGGGCTTTTATTTCCGCTACCTGAAAGGACCGCACCTCGATGCCGCCTACGGGGCCCTTTACATAGGCTGGCCGGCTCTGGTGCTGATCTGGCTGCGTGAGACGCATAACGGCGTCTATTGGGTCTTTTTCGCCTTTCTGATCGCCTGGGCGGCGGACAGTGCGGCCTATCTGGTCGGTAAGCTGGTGGGCGGACCCAAGCTGTGGCGCAAATATTCGCCCAACAAGACCTGGTCAGGCTTTGCGGGCGGGATGATCGCCGGGATGCTGACCGCCGGGACGCTGGCCGACATTACCAAGCTCTTTCAGTCGAGTACGGCGGCCCTGATCGTCGGTTTGTTGGTGGCCTTCGCCACCATGGGCGGCGATTTGTGGGAGTCCATGCTCAAACGTCGCTATGGCGTCAAGGATTCCGGCACGCTGATCCCCGGCCACGGCGGCTTGCTGGATCGGGTGGACGGGCTGATGTTTGCGATCGTCGCCATCGGCGGTATCCGCTGGCTGGTCATGCTGGGGACCAAGCTATGA
- the dxr gene encoding 1-deoxy-D-xylulose-5-phosphate reductoisomerase, whose protein sequence is MRRISILGSTGSIGVSTLNLIEETLTPGEDYELEALCAGRNAALLAEQALKFRPRLAVLSDASQWADFSERMKGSGIEIACGPEAVEAAAARPVDWVMAAIVGIAGLRPVWAAAGTGATVALANKESLVCCGRSLILRAEAAGGRILPVDSEHNAIFQVFEEAERARIRRLILTASGGPFRGRQREDLAHVTREQALKHPNWSMGAKITIDSASLANKGLELIEAAYLFDMPSAQIDVLIHPQSVVHSLVEYSDGSTLAQMGPPDMRVPISYCLGWPQRHSWSAPPLDLCALSTLTFERPDTEAFPMLRLAREALEAGGLMPVVYNAANEVMVQAFLEGRIAFLDIPATVEAAMMRAQSLSMAFGNDLRHDVTHIERVDAETRAQLAASGEAARRAAGTQGQAFSQA, encoded by the coding sequence ATGAGGCGTATCTCCATCCTCGGTTCGACCGGCTCCATCGGTGTGTCAACGCTGAACCTGATCGAAGAAACCCTGACGCCCGGCGAAGACTACGAACTGGAAGCCCTGTGCGCCGGACGTAATGCGGCGTTACTGGCCGAGCAGGCGTTGAAATTCCGGCCGCGTCTGGCGGTCCTGTCCGATGCCTCGCAATGGGCCGATTTCAGCGAACGCATGAAGGGCTCCGGTATCGAGATCGCCTGCGGTCCTGAGGCCGTCGAAGCGGCTGCGGCGCGTCCGGTCGATTGGGTGATGGCCGCCATCGTCGGCATTGCGGGTCTGCGTCCGGTCTGGGCGGCAGCCGGGACGGGGGCCACGGTGGCTTTGGCCAATAAGGAAAGCCTTGTCTGTTGTGGCCGCTCGCTGATCCTGCGCGCTGAGGCGGCGGGCGGGCGCATTCTGCCCGTCGATTCGGAACACAATGCCATTTTTCAGGTCTTTGAAGAGGCCGAGCGCGCGCGCATTCGCCGCCTGATCCTCACCGCGTCGGGCGGGCCGTTCCGGGGGCGCCAGCGCGAAGACCTGGCCCACGTCACCCGCGAACAGGCGCTAAAGCATCCCAACTGGTCGATGGGGGCCAAGATCACCATCGACAGCGCCTCTCTGGCCAATAAGGGTCTGGAGCTGATTGAGGCGGCCTATCTGTTCGACATGCCGTCCGCTCAGATCGACGTCCTGATCCATCCGCAATCCGTCGTACACAGCCTTGTCGAATATAGCGACGGTTCGACCTTGGCTCAGATGGGGCCGCCGGATATGCGCGTGCCGATTTCCTACTGCCTCGGCTGGCCGCAGCGCCATAGCTGGTCTGCGCCGCCGCTCGATCTGTGCGCCCTTTCGACCCTGACCTTTGAGCGGCCCGATACCGAGGCCTTCCCCATGCTCAGGCTGGCGCGCGAGGCACTGGAGGCCGGCGGGCTGATGCCGGTCGTCTATAATGCCGCTAACGAGGTGATGGTGCAGGCCTTCCTTGAAGGCCGCATCGCATTCCTCGACATTCCGGCAACGGTCGAAGCCGCCATGATGCGGGCGCAATCGCTGTCTATGGCTTTCGGTAATGATTTGCGCCATGATGTCACGCACATCGAGCGGGTGGATGCCGAAACGCGGGCGCAACTGGCCGCTTCTGGTGAGGCTGCCCGTCGGGCAGCGGGAACACAGGGGCAGGCCTTTTCGCAGGCATGA
- a CDS encoding M50 family metallopeptidase, whose protein sequence is MIFYILAIPLFLLVISLIVTFHELGHFSVARLFKTKIERFSVGFGPVIWSKRDKNGVLWCLSALPLGGYVKFSGDEHVSSMSPDAEELEKARRAIREREGPGAEMAYFHFKPVWQRFLIVLAGPVANFVLAIIIFAAVFMIVGKGMAPGTVMGFSEPNGPGARSGLKVGDQFVRIDGREVKTSEDVIMLVRMRGNESVPVEVRRDGQIVRLTVTPERRLIAEVSQHVPTYAGVLAVRIGDGEPRTPWPHEALWLGTQKTIGVLDTTLTYIGRIFTGKENGDQLSGIIGMTKATGDLTAQVASVKSTPGQMAFNLLLTLLQMAAFVSVGIGFVNLLPIPVLDGGHLVFYTYEAIARRPLSATVQGLGYRFGLVALLGLMLFATWNDINRTGLIKFFGGLFS, encoded by the coding sequence ATGATCTTTTATATTCTGGCCATACCTCTTTTTCTGCTGGTGATCTCGTTGATCGTGACCTTTCACGAACTGGGACATTTCAGCGTCGCCCGCCTGTTTAAAACCAAGATCGAACGCTTCTCCGTCGGATTCGGTCCCGTCATCTGGTCGAAACGCGACAAGAATGGCGTGCTGTGGTGTCTGAGCGCCCTGCCTTTGGGCGGTTATGTCAAGTTTTCGGGCGACGAACATGTGTCTTCCATGTCACCCGACGCCGAAGAATTGGAAAAGGCCCGCCGCGCCATCCGTGAGCGCGAAGGGCCGGGCGCGGAAATGGCCTATTTTCATTTCAAGCCGGTGTGGCAGCGCTTTCTGATCGTGCTGGCCGGGCCGGTGGCCAATTTTGTGCTGGCTATCATCATTTTTGCAGCGGTCTTCATGATCGTGGGCAAGGGCATGGCTCCTGGAACCGTCATGGGCTTTTCCGAGCCCAACGGCCCCGGTGCGCGCTCAGGCCTCAAGGTCGGCGATCAGTTCGTCCGTATTGACGGCCGTGAGGTCAAGACCTCAGAAGACGTGATCATGCTGGTGCGGATGCGCGGCAATGAGTCCGTGCCGGTCGAGGTGCGTCGCGACGGGCAGATCGTGCGCCTGACGGTTACGCCGGAGCGCCGTCTGATTGCGGAGGTATCGCAGCACGTACCGACCTATGCCGGCGTGCTGGCCGTCAGGATCGGCGATGGGGAGCCCCGCACCCCGTGGCCCCACGAAGCCCTGTGGCTGGGGACGCAGAAAACGATCGGCGTGCTTGACACGACCCTGACCTATATTGGCCGTATTTTCACCGGAAAAGAAAACGGAGATCAGCTTTCGGGCATTATCGGCATGACCAAGGCGACGGGCGACCTGACCGCCCAGGTCGCCAGCGTCAAATCGACGCCGGGGCAGATGGCCTTTAACCTTCTGCTGACCCTTTTGCAGATGGCGGCCTTCGTCTCGGTCGGCATCGGGTTTGTGAACCTGTTGCCGATCCCGGTGCTCGATGGCGGGCATCTCGTCTTTTATACCTATGAGGCCATTGCGCGGCGGCCGCTTAGCGCCACCGTGCAGGGCCTTGGATACAGATTTGGACTTGTGGCCTTGTTAGGTTTGATGTTGTTCGCTACATGGAATGACATTAACCGTACCGGGCTCATCAAGTTTTTCGGGGGGCTGTTTTCATGA
- the bamA gene encoding outer membrane protein assembly factor BamA — MNSPASTTSKTHAWTVSVSLLALLAASAPALAQEAPASPAAQAAPAPQVAVIGRIKVEGNERIDAATIISYLPVQVGQTVNDLLIDQSVKTLYRTELFSDVQIVMSGNEMVISVVEAPIINQVVFEGNSALSKDKLRDEVTIRPRGVFTKAKVQADVQRIIELYRRSGRISATVTPKIVELPQKRVDLIFEIDEGVKTGVENVNFVGNKAFSDNELAGVVVTKKSLWWKFFSSNDNYDPDRMDYDREQLKKFYTNRGYYDFRVVSAVAELTPDRKDFVITYTLDEGEKYNFGRVVVKTENEKLNGENLQRMLPIQPGQLYESDLIEKSVDALTYAAGQAGFAFVDVRPRDEGNPETKTVDVTFNVREGARVYIDKIDIVGNARTLDRVVRREMLVSEGDAYNKALIERSKMFVNALGFFKDVEIKETPGSAPDRTNIQVQVTEQPTGELSFGAGFSSYEKFILDVGITERNFRGRGQNVRARVSLGSIQKNVDLSFTEPRFMGRDVSAGIDLFSSSYNYSGVSYSSKTNGAGLRLGYSLNGYSILRLRYNLRSDELTYSGSSECDALQYSCGNGVTSSVGYTLSFDRRNDYVLATRGWQAILRQDFAGLGGDTRYVRSELEGHWYHGFRKDMVLHLQGIAGNITPVGGDAVRINDRFFKGGTTFRGFENAGIGPRDTNSTYALGGETYAIGTVELGIPNGLPEQYGLKTALFVDFGTLGGIDDRLKYCSAAQATLGNCTAGTRLDYIKDDMSLRASAGVTIRWKSPMGPIQFDISQILSREDYDKTETFRFSQSTQF; from the coding sequence ATGAATAGTCCTGCCTCCACCACTTCCAAGACACATGCTTGGACCGTCAGCGTCAGCCTGCTGGCGCTTCTGGCGGCCTCCGCTCCCGCTCTGGCGCAGGAAGCCCCGGCAAGCCCGGCCGCTCAGGCGGCGCCCGCCCCACAGGTCGCTGTGATCGGGCGAATCAAGGTGGAAGGTAACGAACGTATCGATGCCGCCACCATCATCTCCTACCTGCCGGTGCAGGTGGGGCAAACGGTCAACGACCTGCTGATCGACCAGTCGGTGAAGACGCTTTACCGCACGGAACTGTTCTCCGACGTGCAGATCGTCATGAGCGGTAACGAAATGGTCATCAGCGTCGTCGAGGCGCCGATCATCAATCAGGTGGTGTTCGAAGGTAACAGCGCCCTGTCCAAGGACAAGCTGCGCGACGAAGTGACGATCCGCCCGCGTGGCGTTTTCACCAAGGCCAAGGTGCAGGCCGATGTGCAGCGCATTATCGAACTGTACCGTCGCTCAGGCCGTATCTCGGCTACGGTGACGCCGAAGATCGTCGAACTGCCGCAAAAGCGCGTCGATCTGATCTTTGAAATCGACGAAGGCGTGAAAACCGGCGTCGAAAACGTCAACTTTGTCGGCAACAAGGCCTTCTCGGATAACGAACTGGCCGGCGTCGTCGTCACCAAGAAGTCGCTGTGGTGGAAGTTCTTCTCGTCGAACGACAACTACGATCCGGATCGTATGGATTACGACCGCGAGCAGTTGAAGAAGTTCTACACCAACCGCGGCTATTACGATTTCCGCGTTGTCTCGGCGGTGGCGGAACTGACGCCGGACCGTAAGGACTTTGTCATCACCTACACGCTGGACGAAGGCGAAAAGTACAATTTCGGCCGTGTCGTGGTGAAGACCGAAAACGAGAAGCTGAACGGCGAAAACCTGCAACGCATGTTGCCGATCCAGCCGGGCCAGCTCTATGAAAGCGACCTGATCGAAAAGTCGGTGGATGCCCTGACCTATGCGGCCGGGCAGGCGGGCTTCGCCTTTGTGGACGTGCGTCCGCGCGACGAAGGCAATCCGGAAACCAAGACGGTCGATGTGACCTTCAACGTGCGCGAAGGCGCGCGCGTCTATATCGACAAGATCGACATTGTCGGCAATGCCCGCACACTCGATCGCGTCGTGCGCCGTGAAATGCTCGTTTCAGAAGGCGACGCCTATAACAAGGCCCTGATCGAACGTTCCAAGATGTTCGTCAATGCGCTGGGCTTCTTCAAGGACGTCGAAATCAAGGAAACGCCGGGTTCGGCCCCTGACCGCACCAATATCCAGGTACAGGTGACCGAGCAGCCAACCGGCGAACTGAGTTTCGGGGCGGGCTTCTCCTCCTACGAAAAGTTCATCCTCGACGTCGGCATCACCGAACGCAACTTCCGCGGCCGGGGTCAGAACGTGCGGGCGCGCGTTTCGCTGGGTTCGATCCAGAAGAATGTCGATCTGTCCTTCACCGAACCGCGCTTTATGGGCCGTGACGTCTCGGCGGGTATCGACCTCTTCTCAAGCTCGTACAACTATTCGGGCGTCAGCTATTCGTCGAAGACGAACGGTGCGGGCCTGCGTCTGGGCTACAGCCTGAATGGCTATTCCATCCTGCGCCTGCGCTATAACCTGCGCAGCGACGAACTGACCTATTCGGGTTCGTCGGAATGTGACGCCCTGCAATATAGCTGCGGCAACGGCGTGACCTCCAGCGTCGGCTACACCCTGTCGTTCGACCGCCGTAACGACTACGTGCTGGCGACGCGCGGCTGGCAGGCCATCCTGCGTCAGGATTTCGCCGGATTGGGCGGTGACACGCGCTATGTTCGCTCCGAGCTTGAAGGCCATTGGTATCATGGCTTCCGCAAGGATATGGTCCTGCATCTGCAAGGTATCGCCGGCAACATCACGCCCGTGGGCGGCGACGCCGTTCGCATCAACGACCGTTTCTTTAAGGGGGGCACCACATTCCGCGGCTTCGAAAATGCCGGTATTGGCCCGCGCGACACCAATTCGACCTACGCGCTGGGCGGTGAAACCTACGCCATTGGCACCGTCGAACTGGGCATTCCCAACGGCCTGCCCGAACAGTACGGCCTCAAAACCGCTCTGTTTGTCGATTTCGGTACGCTCGGTGGCATCGATGACCGTCTGAAATATTGCAGCGCCGCTCAGGCGACGCTCGGTAACTGTACGGCCGGTACACGTCTGGACTATATCAAGGATGACATGTCGCTGCGCGCTTCGGCGGGGGTGACCATCCGCTGGAAGTCGCCCATGGGGCCGATCCAGTTCGATATCAGCCAGATCCTGTCGCGCGAAGACTACGATAAGACCGAGACCTTCCGTTTCTCACAATCTACACAGTTTTAA
- a CDS encoding OmpH family outer membrane protein: MKKQILLTVAALSATALTSVAVAQTPAPAAAPAPAQPQTKPGPVIAGVCVYSNEAVMANAAVSKAAAQRLQQINQQAEAELEPDAQALEKERAGLAAQQKTLTKDKFDPLAQAFMGKVKAFQDKAFIVNQELGRTEQDANVKVAQLVAPALSATYESKNCGMLVDRKAVLFANPAMDITADVIKKLDDSKAAVDIKRVVLPEADRQKLLKAKAEQEAQQGG, from the coding sequence ATGAAAAAGCAAATCCTTCTCACCGTCGCCGCCCTGTCGGCCACCGCCCTGACTTCGGTCGCTGTTGCCCAGACGCCGGCGCCCGCCGCGGCCCCGGCTCCGGCGCAGCCCCAAACCAAGCCGGGCCCGGTTATCGCCGGCGTCTGCGTCTATTCGAACGAAGCCGTGATGGCCAATGCCGCTGTCTCCAAGGCCGCCGCTCAGCGCCTGCAACAGATCAACCAGCAGGCCGAGGCCGAGCTGGAGCCCGATGCGCAGGCGCTGGAAAAAGAGCGTGCCGGTCTCGCCGCTCAGCAAAAGACCCTGACCAAGGACAAGTTCGACCCGCTGGCTCAGGCCTTCATGGGTAAGGTCAAGGCCTTCCAGGACAAGGCGTTCATCGTCAATCAGGAACTGGGCCGTACCGAACAGGACGCCAATGTGAAGGTGGCGCAACTGGTGGCTCCGGCGCTGTCGGCAACTTACGAAAGCAAGAACTGCGGTATGCTGGTTGACCGCAAGGCGGTTTTGTTCGCCAACCCGGCCATGGACATCACCGCCGACGTGATCAAGAAGCTTGACGATTCGAAGGCCGCGGTTGACATCAAGCGCGTCGTTCTGCCGGAAGCTGACCGCCAGAAGCTGCTGAAGGCCAAGGCTGAGCAGGAAGCGCAGCAAGGCGGTTAA